TGAGGAGGTTTTTCAGAACTCAGCGGGACGAAGACTTCGGTCAGATCCAGTATCTGACGGCCAAGTGCACACGCCTGGCTCATGACAAAGGTCGGTCATGTGCTGCTTTTCAACTATCTGCTCTATGTTCCGTTATtaatttgtttagttttattactTATCATGCCGATCATCACCTTTGCACACAGCACCTTCACCACCAGTTAGCACATGAAACACCCACTGTCATAGTTTctatgtttgcatgttgtttgcatgttgcatgtgtgcaaatgtgtgaaaCAACATTTGACACTAAATgacagtaaaagtaaaattttaGAGGAGAGCATGTTTCGCAGTGTTTTCATATATTCATGGTTTAACTGccactgtgggttttttttcactcagttgtcagtttattaggaacacccaGCTGAAAACAGTGCAGTCTGATACAACAGCTTTCTGCACTGAAGCCTCCTTCAGATAAAGTTATAACATCATTATAGGAGGTTGTTGGTTTCTATTTGTGTTTCAGCGACTTtgtaaataacagaaacagCTCTTATGCAACATCCACAGACAGAATCGACTTTAACCAGTCTGAGCACGAGCAGGGTTTATTTCAGGACTGTTGTTATTTAAcctgcattattttaatttcatcaaataTTAACTCAGTTTAAAGATTAATTGGGAAAAGCACAAAACTCAGTTACACTTTGATAATGACTGATGATTATATCAAGAGACAGGtttataaaaaaacaggttttgttAAACACAGTTCAAGCTTTTAGAAAATACCAGAAGTACCAAGATGACTGTGAAGTAAAGGTCACTTGAAAGTGAAATGTGATTTACAGACAgtaaaacagtttaaaactaaactgtgaaactaaaacagaaTGATCCCATGAAAACTACAACGCAGCGACAATAACCTTTTATCACATCACCACGGTAAATAATCAGGGAAACGACAGGTCGGGGGTCAGTTTAATTAAAGAATAACTTCCCATCTCTGACTGTTGGATGATATTTTCTCGAGGCCTCAAGAGTTAAGACCAGAAAGTGTCTAGTAATACAAAACTTAAGATTTAACCAGAGCCAGTGTTCGTACCTGTGATATCCAGAGCTGAACATTCAGATCTGTAAAACCATCCAAACCACTATGTACTGTAATTTGTAAAACATGAATTACTGATGTTGTGTTAATAACACATATATGATAATATTGTTTAAATCAATCCAGAGCGTCTTCAACCATCATAGGAATCATGACGGTGAAATCCATCATCGTCTGTCTGCACAACCTCAATAGTCATATTTTATTAGTAGTGTTTtggaatcatttaaaaaaattaaacacacaataaacaaaatcaaaaatgaaacTGACCAAACTAAAGCTTCATATATTTTGTAGCTGTAACTCACGTAtccaagtgtgaagcagatcTTCTGTAGCTGGTGCTCCTCCTGACTCTGGTTGGGTGTTTTGCGGCTGCAGCAGTCCTCGACCGGGAGTTCCTGGTgtccagagagagggagaggaggctgcagaACGACCTGGAGGCTGTGACGACTCGACTCCTCCACCAGGAGCAGCTGAACGTGGAGCTGAGGATGAAGCACGACCAGCTCAGCGGCAGAATCCACCAGCAGCAGGTGAGCCGCCGGACGAGGAGCCGCTCTGTGGACAGAAACCTAAAACATCACAGACTcaatggaaaaacacaaattaaattaaatacatgaGTACAACTCTTCTACTCAAAAGGATTTCTtacaatatttcatttttgacagttattccacatttatttactgattataaattataaattttaAATAGAGGCATTTACATTTTCAGCTTTAGGACCAACTTCATCCTTTCACACATTTCCCAGGTAAGTTTTGAGCCTCAATATATAGAAATCTGAGATTGTCCTGAAAGAAATTATCCAACCAGATGGAAATCATGATTTATACACACGTgcctgaaaaacacaattataattaaacagtaaaaaacaattccCATCGACCACAAAGCGTTTTTAACCCTAAACCTGATAAAtaactacaaataaaaagacaacacacataCAACGAAACTTGAATTAAGAACTTAAATAGAATTCTTAAAGATATGAacctaaataaaatgtatttcttctttgttttattctgtgaaataaaagcttTCATAGATTTGTATTGATCAACCAACCGATAAATTGGTCAGGCTCTTAAAATAATTGAACTAAATGTTCCACAATTTAAAGCTAAAGTGAAACAGGCTGGTTTGTATAAATTGGGTTCAGATGTCCGtcagtttattttactttaatcgATATCAAAATGTTTCccaacaacaacattaaactgTAATTCAACCTCTAACGTCCGTGCAGCAATTAGACTCTTGTTAGGAAACACTCACCTGAAGCCCAGAGCAATACAGAGTCATTATTTTTAGTTGTGTCATTTAACCTTGTGGTGTTTAACCTCATTACGGTCCCATAATTTAAATGTACATGGCCAATGGGCCACCGATGCCACAATTACAGTAATTACACTGGAACTGGGGCGAGCTGTAAATGCCAGTGTTAACATTCGGTAAATGCCGAGGTCTTTGGCGGCGGTCAACCAACACTTTTTCTGGGTATTTGGCTGCTCGACACAAGTTGTTTAGGTGCGAGCAGTTTAACTAAAGAGCAACTTGTTCTGGTTTCTCAGGCTGTTTCATTTAAATGCTCTTTAGATTTCAGAATATTTCACAGGACGAGACAAAAACGAGAAAAACGTGAGAGACAGCTGctgaaaaatgttgtttttttttctttccagattGGGAACCCCTTGATTATGGGGCTTAACGAGTATTTTCAGCTCTTCTAGAAACTGCTGTGGTATTTCTCAGAGATTTGTGAGAGTGTGACTCACTCACTTTCCCCCAGAGATTGGATTTAGTTTCAGGTTGGGTCTTGCCATAAACCCTTTGACCTACATGTAGAGTTTTGTTTGACATCAATAGTGAATTCAGGTAAAAGACAATGAGAAGGAATGCATAGCTATAGAGCAGCTCATGGAAACAAGTGCGAGCATGAAGTCTTCATGAAAACAGAATCAAAATAAGAATATGCTGCAGAAAGAAGTAGTAGTAGAGTGTATGTTcgtaaatgtgcatgtgtgtagatGAGGATCTGTGTGGTATCACCGTGTCTCTGTCGTGCAGGACCTGGTGCACTTGCTGCAGCAGCGTGTGGGCCTGCTGGTGGAGGAGAGCTCCCGGGACGCGGAGGTGCTGCGGCAGGTCGGCTCGGAGCTGCTGTGTCTGCAGAGCTCCGAGGTGAAGCTGGAGGGCCTGGTGGAGGAGCTCAACACCGAGGCACAGCACAAGGCCGCGGTGGCGGAGGGTCTCCGGGCGGAGCTGCACGGAGAGGCCCGGAACAGGGCCGCACAGACTGAGGGCCTCCAGGCGGAGCTGCACAGGTAGGACTACAGAAAACCTTGCTCGCTTGAGTCACACAGATGCAATGACAGATTCTAACATGTATTGTAAGTGGTCGTATGGatggagtttcctctgcagacagtGTAACAGAAGAACACATTCTAAATAAAGCTGTGTATCAACTATTAActtgaatgtgttttgtgttaagCAGCTTCTAAACCTCGGTCTGACTCCGTCCACGTGTtcgatctttgtgtttctgtcctgaGCAGTAAGacgctggagctggaggagcaacGAGACGTCAACACGACTCTGAGAGACGAGCTGAAGGATCTGGACAGAGCTCATCAGAAGCAGGCGAGTGAACCCAGAGTATCTCTTCAGTTTGATTGATGCTCATTGATGTTTAAACGTTATAGAAACCTTAGAGCACCAATAGACAGAAAAACGTTATCTAAAGGttctgcttttaaatatacttataGCCtctaaatatatttgaaaaaacaatGTGAAGACGTAAAGCAATACCTTTTAAAATTGAACAAGTAAAAGAACAGATATTTGctgaaatagaaagaaagaaagaaaggaagagcaAAAGAAACAGAGACGGGGGTGGATGTGACTGAACAAATGATTAGAAtagataataaatgaaataataataaaaataatgtatttaaattgcACATCACAGCAGTCACTCTTcataaatcacaaaaaacaaccaTGTACAACAAACAggaataaaaagtttaaataaaatgagaCAAAGTTAGATGTGATGTGATCTTTGTCCAGCAGGTGTCAGGATCagacttttctcctcctctcagtgaaCAGTCGAGCAGTTTTAATGGTTttaggaggaagaggagttttTCTCCTCGTCAGCTCCTCCTGAGATGATGCAGCTGCTCCTCTCGGCTCCAGTAATGGATTAACACTGTCCACGCTGTCTCAGGCTCATTCTGGTCAACGTGGCCGAGGGCCAGTGAGAAACAGTGAATAACAGCCACCGCTGGACTTTGAATAATTACGTTCATGAAACACAAAACCTCAAGGTTCAGATTTACACACTGGAgccaaatttttaaaaaaaacctacaaCCACCCCAGAGAGCTCACTAATTCAGATCCTGCTGGCGTTgggtttgtgtgagtgtgtgttggctcCGGGCATCAGTGAAACATTCCTCCGTACCTGTCAGgactttctcttctccttctaaTTCACACTTGGCTTCAGAGGCCTCACTCCCTCACTGGCCTCCGCTTCAACCGGCCCATCAGACAGCAGAACAATCCAGCTCCACAATTATCTTTTCAGTGAGAGTCCAAGAGAACAAAAAACCGGCCGACTGACAGAGAACAAAACTTAATGAGAACATTTATTTGTGGTGGATGGAGACCGTGAAAGTCCTGGGAGTCGGAGATTGAGTCAGACTCCTCTGCGTTTGCTCATCTTTCCAGACGAGAGCAGAGGGTTGGAGGTTTTTTTTGAATTTCTGACGTGTACAGAGCATTTCACCTCCTGCTCTTTGCTGTTGTCAACGTCCTGGTTTGAGATGAAATAAAGTGACGCTGAACTGATTGTTTAAAGGTccgagagctgcagcaggagaacgaGAGAAGTCTGAGGAAACTGCAGGAGACAGCGGAGCAGTTCGAGTGGCTGTGTCAGCAGCAGCGATTCTGGATGTGTTGTGTCAAGAGGTTTGTACTTTCTCCCTGACGTCAGAGTAAAGATACAACAAAAAGCAAATCGTGAAATGgaattgaaattaaataatgaaatgtttgacaTCGGGTTAGTAAACTTTGATATCAGGAGAAAAGTGGTGAATGAAACATTAAGTGATGAATTGTCAAATGATTTGATGAAtttaaatctgatttgattATAACTTCAtagtttttttacatcttaGAGTGAGATCATAGAGATCATTTATCCTCCGCAACACAAAGTTAACATTTATCTTTCAAGAAAAGAAGCCTCGAGGGTGAAAGTGGAAAAACACGAGATAAGTGTGATGCTTCTGAATGAAAAATGGAATAACATGTCTTCCATTTGATttgataaacattttattttaatcttttatttgctCTGAGCTGGGCTGTGTTTCCACATTCATCATCCACAAAATCTACAATAatagaacaaaaacaagagtTTTCAGCTGAAATGAACATTTTACTATTTTTAATTCTGTACACGTTGGATACTGGGgactccagtttttttttttttttttatgtgccaCGAGTTTTATGATCACGTAAGCAGAAGAAGTTTTGCTAAATCCACCTATTTTAAATCTCACCAGTAAATATCAGTATTCCCCTTTGCACAGTCGGTGCAGTAAATATTTCTTTTAGGGCCGCAGCTAATAAAAGACCTTTCTCAGATTCAATGTGATCGGATTTTATTTTCTCGCTTCCTTTGTAGTTCAATCAGCCGTATTTCATCCCtcactgtttacagtctgaaAACTGCTGTTATACATTGTGCATTAAGAACATCTGAGGTCAACATGCAGCATGATCAGAAGTTATGGGGAAGTAAATCCATCGCTCTTTAAATCAGGTTTTATCGTCTTCTAATCGCTCAGGGAGTTTGAGCTTTGAAGGTGCAAtaagagatgtgtgtgtgtgtgttcatgtgtgtgtgtgtgtgtgtgtgtgtgtgtgtgtgtgttcgtgtgcgtGCAGGGTAAAACAGTctctgatggaggagagagacgctctgctgcagcaggtcAACACGCTGCAGAAGAAAATTGAGAAACTGACCTCGAGGTCACACGGTGTCAGTCCCACACAGAGCCTGCGCTGCCCCCTACAGGACACTGAGACTCGCGAGGGGTAAGAAACAACTTTTAGAGAAGTCCTCGAATGTCCAGGGACATTTTCGTGAACTTTTCCGCGTGACGTGAAAGTGAAAAGTTGTCGAAAGCTGCTCTAcccatttttctgttgttgtgaacgagtctcGTGCTCCTCCTCCCGTCTTCATATGTGTAAGACaaactcaggaaaatgtccggacacAATCCTGTGTACATTTTCCAGGGGACAACTTGTCGTGTGGCACTAACGACCCTTTTCCTACGAAGCAGTGCAACATCGTGGGATGCAGACGAGGTGACTGACCTGGAGTCTCAGGTGGAGAAATCAAACACGTTGTATGAGGAGCTCTTTAACCAGGTATTGAAATTTCTCTACTCAACAGGTGTCTGAATGGTCACGTTTCCTCTCTGCAGCATAAAGGTTATTTAAAATCTCCTGC
This window of the Paralichthys olivaceus isolate ysfri-2021 chromosome 9, ASM2471397v2, whole genome shotgun sequence genome carries:
- the LOC109640011 gene encoding hyaluronan-mediated motility receptor-like isoform X1 encodes the protein MSMRRFFRTQRDEDFGQIQYLTAKCTRLAHDKAVLDREFLVSRERERRLQNDLEAVTTRLLHQEQLNVELRMKHDQLSGRIHQQQDLVHLLQQRVGLLVEESSRDAEVLRQVGSELLCLQSSEVKLEGLVEELNTEAQHKAAVAEGLRAELHGEARNRAAQTEGLQAELHSKTLELEEQRDVNTTLRDELKDLDRAHQKQVRELQQENERSLRKLQETAEQFEWLCQQQRFWMCCVKRVKQSLMEERDALLQQVNTLQKKIEKLTSRSHGVSPTQSLRCPLQDTETREGSATSWDADEVTDLESQVEKSNTLYEELFNQAGSPINRHQKPP
- the LOC109640011 gene encoding hyaluronan-mediated motility receptor-like isoform X2, which translates into the protein MSMRRFFRTQRDEDFGQIQYLTAKCTRLAHDKAVLDREFLVSRERERRLQNDLEAVTTRLLHQEQLNVELRMKHDQLSGRIHQQQDLVHLLQQRVGLLVEESSRDAEVLRQVGSELLCLQSSEVKLEGLVEELNTEAQHKAAVAEGLRAELHGEARNRAAQTEGLQAELHSKTLELEEQRDVNTTLRDELKDLDRAHQKQVRELQQENERSLRKLQETAEQFEWLCQQQRFWMCCVKRVKQSLMEERDALLQQVNTLQKKIEKLTSRSHGVSPTQSLRCPLQDTETREGATSWDADEVTDLESQVEKSNTLYEELFNQAGSPINRHQKPP